TTTTAATATATTTAGTATCGATAAAGGCGCTCAAAATTTCCTTTTATACCAATCGCCTCTTAAAATCTTTTTTTTATGTGTAGAATTAAACGTCTATTAAACGTTTAATTCTACACATATCCTATTTATCTCTAAAACATTTACTTGCTTCCCCCCTCCCCTTTAAAACAAAGAGTTGCAAACATTATTTTGCATGTTTAAAATTCAGTAATTATTATCATAAACTCTATCAAATTTCATTAAATTTGTTTTAAAACATAATAGAAATATATGTACTGGTACATATATCCCGTTGTTGGCAAACATATGACGAAAGACATTCTCTACATATTAATTAGCCTTTTGATTTTAAGTTGTTCATCGCAAAAAAACACACAAGGAAAATCTTATACTGAAAAGGAATTAGAAAAATCTATTCTTGTTGGAGATTTTCTATTTGTTGGAAAAACAGATAATGACTCAATACCTAAAAAGAAAGTTATTAAAAAAGATGAACCTAAATTTAACCCGAATATTAATAAAGATTCTTTATTTAAAATTGTTATAAAAAAAGTTCATCCAACTAAAGTAGAAGGATTAACAAAAGCATTTAATGAAGGAAACAATCAAGAAAGGGAATTTTTATTGATGATACTTTCTATGAATAAAAGTAGTAAAGAAGAACAAATAAACAACCTAAAAGCAAACGAGAGTAATATAAAAACACTTATCAAAGAATATTCTGTATTAGTTCCCGATAGCCTTATTGTCTATATTGAGTTTAATCCGAAAGATATTGTTTTCAATACAGACAAAAGTATAGACTTACGAATTTACTCAAATCGGAAAAACAAAAATGGCGGAATTGACCAAAAATTCAGAGAATCAAATTTACCGTATAATTCAGAAGTTTTATTGGAACAAATAAACACTTTGGGCTGGAATAAAAAGACTTTAATGAATATTAAAAATTTACTTGACAATGCTAATTGTAACTCAATTAAAAACGGAAATATAACTACAGTTGGTTTTGCAAGAAGCGGAATGGGAAAATATTCATATAAGTTCTTTAAAAACGATTTGAGTAAAGAAGAACAATCTGAATATAATGATGGTTGTTTATATGTTTATTATGAGAGAAATATTGTTTTAGAATTTGGAGGTGGTGCAATTGGACAACAATGTTTTGAAAAAGAATAAAATACGATTTGCTAACACCGTGTATAATTAATGGCTAGTTATCGCCTATTTATGAAAACCCTCGCGGATTTTCTATTCAGTTTTTATTTACTAAATTATGTGTTTGAAAACGCCACTAATCATACACAACAACGTTAGCAAATATTAAAATCAACATTTCGGTAACATTAATAAACATTGCCAGACTTATAGGAAAACAATAATATATGAAGATAATCTTTAGTGTAATAATTTTATTAATATCAGATCAACTTGCGTTTGGGCAATCCCGAGAGAAAAAAATTGATTCAATTTGTCAGGCTATCCATAATAAAAATCCAAAAGTCGGAATGAGTTTAGGGTTTATAGACAATGGAAAGGAGTATTTCTTCAATTATGGAAGAATCAGTCAGGAAGGTGATTTCAAAGTGGACGAAAATACAGTTTATGAAATCGGTTCTATTACAAAATTGTTGACTGCTAACTTAGTAGCACAAGCCCAAGGCGAAGGGAAATTGAAAATTGACGACTTTATAGGTAACTACTTACCGAAAGAATACATATTGTCCGAAAAAATAAAAGGTAAACTTAAAATTTCCGATTTAGCTTCCCATCAATCAGGTCTGCCGGATTTTGATTTTGGTAAACTTATAAAATTGAATCCTAAACAGCCTTTAGACATAAGCAAAGAGGCTATTCATTTCATCGTCAACGACAGTACGAAATTATCAAATTATGGTAATTATAGATACTCAAATATAAGCTATGTTTTAATGGGCATTATGTTAGAAAATATCTACTCAAAAAGTTTTGACAAATTGGTAAAGGAAAAAATACTTGTTCCTTCAAAAATGAATAATACTTTGACAACGGATTTCAATGTTAAGAACAAAGTTGTTGGACACGATATAAATGGAGTACAGCAAGATTATTTTGTTTGGAATTCATTATTTGCACCAGCAGGTTTGCTAAAGTCGAACACATTTGATATGACAAAATTGTTAAAAACACTTTTGTCAAATAAAGGAAAAATTGGAAAAGCAACTTCAGTAACAGAAAAAACGTTCTATAAAAACACCCAAATGGAAATAGGTTTCGGACAAGAAATAGAACGAAACGGAAATGACACTTTCTTTTATAAAGCAGGTGACACGTTTTCTTGTTCCTCGATTTTTGCTTACGACAAGAAATCAAATTGGGGAATAGTGATAATGATAAACCACAAAAATTCCGATTTGATAAGAGAGTTAATTAATACGATTTATGAACAAGCATTAGAATAAAAAACATTTGCTAACAAAGAACTGAGGTAGAAAACAAATCTTTTCTTCATTAATTTTATGCAATATTATTCTAGATTCAAAATGCTACTACTTGGTATTTTGAGCTTTTATTTTTTTAATAAACACTACTTATTTTGACAAAACGGAAACATATTTTTCATCATAAGGCAAACCTGATTTTTCGATTGTAAAACTTTGTTTTATTAGCTTATTTGAAGCTGCTATTAAGGCTAGTTTTTTACTCTTTCCTTTGTTTACAATACGCTCATAAATATCTCTACATGCTTTATTATGTTTGCATGCATTAAAGGAACATAAAAACAAGAGATTTCGTAACTTTTTATTACCAATACTTCTCCATATACATTAACCTTAATTCTCTCTTTTATTCTTTCTGATTTATAACTCTTAAATTTAATCTTTTTATTAAATTGCTAACTTAAGATGTATAAAAAACATAGGGCTTTTGTTTTAACTCCAAAGTTCTGTGTTTTTTTTATGAAGTCCACCAAATATAAAATTTGACACTTTCAATAAAAAGATAAATACAAAATATTATATTTGGCTAAGTGCCAAACCTGAAACGTAGTGCTTATCACCTGCCCTATGTTTCTTATAATAAACGTTGTACAGTATAAAAAAACAGTCCTCAACACAAACTTTATACATTAGAAAACTATGCAAATGAACGTTTCAAACATTGAAAAAAACTAAATTTTAATTAATGGATTTAATTTTAGATTTCTTTTTGGTGGGTGGCATCGTAATTATTGCAATAATTTTATTGCGACTATTAAGAATTAAATCTAAAGAACTACCTCAAAAAGTATTAATACTACTTTTTTTACTTCTGTTATTTGTAGCTATATACTTTTATGCTTTGTTACATAATATAAATTGGTTAATAAAACTCTGTTTTTTTCCAAATGATATAACAAAAATTACTTTAGGTCCTTTATTATTTCTATATGTAAAGTCTTTGTTTTTAAAAGAAGATAATTTGGTTAGGAATATGCTACCACAATTTATTCCTACTTTATTGTTTGCTTTCGGTATTACAATTCCAACGCTTCTATATACGAGTTTTAAAATTGATGTCTTTTCGTATGCATTAAAAGATTTTATATTCATTTTTTTTAGAATTGAAAGTTTCTATTTCATCCTATATTTGATTATTTCATTACAATTGTTATCAAAATATCAAAAATTAACCAAATACAAATATTCGAACTTGACGAAGTTTGATTTTAATTGGATAAAGATTATGCTTTTGTCCACATTGGGTATTATAAGTGTTGATTTAATCCTTAAAACATATGAGTCCTTTTTTGGTAATTTTCAATGGAATATCGACAATATTTCTGTATTAGCTATGATTGTTTTAGTTTCATATTTGGCATATTATGGTGTAAATCAATCTAAAGTATTATTACCAACCTTTTTGTTAGATAATGAAATTGAACCTGAAATTAATAAGAAAAAAAAGAAGACATTATCTTCTGATAAAAAAGAAGCGTTTGAAAATTTGAAAAACAAACTTGAACTTATTATAAAAACTGAACAGCCATATTTGGATGAAGATTTGACATTAGGAAAATTAGCAGAACAACTTTCTACAACAGACAAAAAACTGTCCACAATGTTAAATCAATACTTGAACACTACATTTTATGATTTAATAAATAAGTATCGTGTAGAAGCTGTAAAAGTCAAGATAAACTTGGATAGCTATAAAAATTATAACCTATTTGGAATTGCGTCCGAATGCGGTTTTAAATCAAGAACCAGTTTCAATAGAATTTTTAAAAAAGAAACTGGACTCTCACCTTCTGACTTCAAAAAAAGTATTTCTTAAAGTTATTCAATGTTTTTTTTAACATATAATAACGCACCAATGCTTCTATTGGTCAATCTAAATCATTATAAATTTATTGATTTGTGGTCAAATTCTAAATTTATTAAAAATGAATGAAAATCGCCAAATAAAAAGCTACCCATGTAGTTTATTTACTCTACTAACCTACTTTATATTTTTACTACTTAGCTCTCCAATAGTAGCACAAACAAAATTTACCTTGAGTGGCGTAATTTTGGACAAAGGCAGTGGAGAAACGCTTTTCGGTGCTTCCATTTTTTTAAAAGGTACAACAAATGGTGTGGTTACTAACGAATATGGTTTTTATTCAATCACAGCTCCAAAAGGAAATTATACATTAATCGTTTCCTATTTAGGATATGGAGAAATTATCAGAGAAATTCTACTTGATAGAAATCAGAAATTAGATTTTAAAATAATCGAATCTTCCACAAAACTGGACGAAGTAGTTCTTGCTGGAGAGGAAACAAAACACGTAAATCTCAGAAATCCTGAAATGAGCGTTTCTAAATTGAATATCAAAACGATTAAAAAAATGCCTGTGGTACTAGGAGAGGTTGATATTGTTAAGTCCATCCAAATGTTGCCTGGTGTAACTAGTAGCGCTGAGGGTACAAGTGGTTTTCATGTAAGAGGTGGTGCTGTAGACCAAAATTTGGTTTTGTTAGACGAGGCCATAATATATAATACTTCACACTTGTTAGGATATATTTCTGTATTCAATGCAGATGCTATTAAAGATATTAAACTATATAAAGGAGGGATTCCCGCACGTTTTGGAGGGAGAGTTTCTTCTGTTTTAGATGTTCGCCAAAAAGATGGAAATAGTGAACGGATAGCACTTACTGGTGGAATAGGATTAATTTCTAGTAGACTTGCCGTAGAGGGGCCATTATTTGGAGATAAAGGCTCATTTTTGATTGCAGGTAGAGGCTCGTACGCTACTTTGTTTTTAAAAGCAGCAAAATCCGATACTGATATTGGTTTTTACGATTTAAACCTTAAAACCAATTATAGTTTAGATGAAAATAACAAACTCTTTCTTTCAGGCTATTTTGGTAGGGATAAACTAGGCTTTGGAGATAATTTTGGAGTAGGCTATGGAAATACATCAGGAAACCTAAGATGGAATCATATTTTTAACAATAAGCTATTCTCAAACCTATCGCTGATTTATAGTAAATACGACTATAACATTGATTTTAATATTGGTGAATTTGAATGGGTTTCTTCAATAAATAACGTCAACTTAAAATACGACCTTAAATACTATTTGAGTAATGCGTTTAAATTAAACTTTGGAGCAAGTGGTATTTATTACGATTTTAATCCTGGACAGATTACGCCTACATCTGAAAGTTCTTCGATTAACCCTTTAAAATTTGATGATAAAAAAGCAATTGAAAGCGCTTTGTATATCAATGCTGAACATAAACTAACAGATAAGCTTACCGCTCAATATGGGTTAAGATACAGTATGTTTAATCGATTAGGAGGTCAAGAAATTACAAATTACACAAACAACCAGCCCGTAATTTACAACGATGCGTTGGGTGTTTATCAAAGTGGTACAGATATTGGGGTGACTTACCATGATAAAAATAAAAACATAAAAAGTTTTGGCAACCTAGAGCCCAGAGTATCATTAGCGTATCAGTTAAATGAATCATCTTCCGTAAAAATGCAATATACAAAGGCGGCTCAGTATGTTCATTTAATATCCAATACCAATGCAGTTTCGCCATTAGATGTATGGACACCAAGTGGAAAGTACATAAAACCACAAATATCAAACCAATTCGCTTTTGGCTATTTTAAAAATTTCAAAAAGAAATCATATTCACTAGAGGTTGAAGGATATTATAAAACGGTAGATAATAGATTAGACTATATAGACGGGTCAAACTTGATTACAAATACTATTGAAACAGAAGTTTTAAATGGAGAATCAAGAGCGTATGGTCTTGAATTATTACTGCGTAAAAATAAAGGTAAATTCACGGGGTGGTTCGCTTATACACTTTCAAAATCAGAACAAAAAACACTTGGAGGTACCGCAGGAGGCCCTGGAATCAATAATGGAAAATGGTATAATGCTTCTAATGACAGACCCCACGACTTTTCTCTAACAGGAAATTATCAATTAAATGATAAATGGAGTTTTGGTGCTAATTTCGTTTTCCAAACAGGCAGGCCTGTAACCTATCCAGATAGTCAATACGAATATGAAGAACTTTCAATAGCCAACTTCTCCAATAGAAATTCGAATAGATTGACAGCTTACCATAGACTGGATTTTTCTGCGACTTATAAGCCGAATAGAAAACTAAACAAAAAATGGAAAGGGGAATGGGTTTTTGGTATTTACAATATCTATAATCGTAAAAACGCAGCAGCAGTTTCTTTTGGGCAGAATTTAGAAACAAGTATAAACGAAGCAACTAGAACTTCTATATTCGGTATTATACCCTCAGTAACATATAACTTTAAATTTTAAGAAAATGAATAAATATTTAAGAATTGTAATATTCATTTCAGCTATACTAATTATAGCTTGTGAAGACGTTATAGACGTGAATTTACAAACAGTATCTCCCAGGCTAACAATTGAAGCCTCTTTGGATTGGGAAAAAGGAACTATAGGAAATGAACAAACCATTAAATTAAGCACTTCAATACCTTATTTTGATACAACATCAAATGCAAGTGTTAACAATGCTTCTGTTATTGTTATAAATAATAATAGTTTGGACAAATTTGTTTTTATAAACCAAAATAATGGGAAGTATACCAGTTCAAATTTTGTCCCTGTGCTTAACCAATCCTATACATTGGAAGTTATATATAATGAGGAACGTTACTCAGCTACAGAAACTTTAATACCAGTTGTGGATATAGCTGAAGTTATCCAATCTAATGAAGGAGGTTTTGATAATAATGCGCTAGATGTTAATGTTTTATTTGATGACCCGGTAGATGTAAATAATTATTACCTCCTTAAATTTAAAGAGCAAGGAGATTTATTACCAAGGCTATTTGATATTGATGATGAATTCAGGGACGGGAATAGAATTAAAGTATTTTATGAAAAAGATGAGGATTCAGATGAAGAGGAATTTGTTCCCGGTGATATTATATATATTGATTTTTTTGGTATCTCTAGAGATTATTTCAATTATATAAATTTACTTATTCTGCAATCAGAAGGTAATGGTGTTTTTGGACAAACTCCTGCCATCGTAAAAGGAAATTGTGTAAATATAGATAACGCTGGTAATTATGCTCATGGATACTTTAGATTAACCCAAGTAGTTCGTACAAGTTATACCTTTCAATAAGATAATTATGAAAAATAAAAATTGTTTAAAGTTAAAAATGAGACTCAATCTTTTTATGATTAGAACTATTGTTTTATGCTTAATTCTTTTATCAACAATTAGAATAAATGCACAAGAAGAAAGGGTAGATAGAAATAATATTACCACTCCTAAACCCCAGTTGACACTCCATGATTTTGCATATCCTATAGATTTATTTAGCAAGGAACAACATTCAAATTTTGTATTCCGTTATAAAATAAAGTCAAAGTTTTCAGTAGAACTGCATGGGTTTTACGATACTTATTTGTTGGCAAATGTTTTTAAAACACCAATTATAACTAAACTTTATATTACAAATAAACTTTATCTTTTTTCAGGAATAGAATTAGAATCAGAAAGTGATAATTTACAATTAAATCTTCCGCCACCACAATTAAAATTTAAAAACGGGATGGGTTATGATGTTGAAAAAAATTTCTTTATACAATTTGACCATGATCTGCATTTTAATAAGTCTGTTATTGGTGCATATGGAACTCCTAGTCTATTTTCGTTGAGCGGTAAATATAAATTTTAACGGCAAGATTAACGACTTAACTCAATATTTTTAAGAGTATGATCTAATTCTTTATTAAAAGCTGATGATTTAGTTTAAAGAATTAAAATGGAGTGTTTTAACTATGAACCTGGAATTGGTTGGTTATATTCATTATTTTTCTAAAATGCTGAATTTACAAAGAACAAAGGAGAAACTGCTATAAATTTGCACTTACGTATTGGCTATCAATTTTAGCAGTAAAAACGTTGTATAACAACGTGTATGAGTAGTAGCGATTTGGTTTATAACTCAAATCGCTATTACTTTTTATTTTGTATTTTACTTCCCGAAAAGTAGTGCCTTTAAAATTGCTACTACTCATACACAAAACCATTTGTTGCGTTAGAACCTTGAATACAGCAAAAAAAAAGAATTTTACTGAGAATAAGAGATAAACTTTATGGTGAATAAATTTAATCAAATCCTACTTTATGAAAAACCGTTATTTACATGGTATGAATTACTAACGCCTATAGAGGGAGGATTTGATTTACCAGCTGAATCTTGTTTTGCTTATATTCTAGAAGGTGATGAGCAAGACTTAACAAAATCAGGGTTTTTAGCTACAAAGGGCACAGTTATCCTTTCGTTATGTGGTAAAACAGTCGATCGTAGCCTCTCAACAATTGAATCTGGAAGGTTGAGTGCTATTGTAGTTCATTTTAATCGAGAGGTGCTACAAAAAGTTTTTGATGGTCAAAAGCCGAAATTTTGGAAAGAATTGGATCATCCATTAAAAAAGGATACATCCCAAGAAGATGCTACAGCCCTTGTAAAGGCTTATTTTTCTTATATCGCTAAATTTTTCGAACACAAAAATGTACTTAGCGAAGAAATTTTGGTACTCAAGTTAAAAGAAATTATTCTACTTCTCCTGCAAACTGACGAACCTTCAAACTTGAATATAATCATAAGAAGTTTATTTTCTGATAAAACTTTTTCATTTAGGGAAGTCATAGATT
This genomic stretch from Tenacibaculum sp. Bg11-29 harbors:
- a CDS encoding serine hydrolase yields the protein MKIIFSVIILLISDQLAFGQSREKKIDSICQAIHNKNPKVGMSLGFIDNGKEYFFNYGRISQEGDFKVDENTVYEIGSITKLLTANLVAQAQGEGKLKIDDFIGNYLPKEYILSEKIKGKLKISDLASHQSGLPDFDFGKLIKLNPKQPLDISKEAIHFIVNDSTKLSNYGNYRYSNISYVLMGIMLENIYSKSFDKLVKEKILVPSKMNNTLTTDFNVKNKVVGHDINGVQQDYFVWNSLFAPAGLLKSNTFDMTKLLKTLLSNKGKIGKATSVTEKTFYKNTQMEIGFGQEIERNGNDTFFYKAGDTFSCSSIFAYDKKSNWGIVIMINHKNSDLIRELINTIYEQALE
- a CDS encoding AraC family transcriptional regulator — encoded protein: MDLILDFFLVGGIVIIAIILLRLLRIKSKELPQKVLILLFLLLLFVAIYFYALLHNINWLIKLCFFPNDITKITLGPLLFLYVKSLFLKEDNLVRNMLPQFIPTLLFAFGITIPTLLYTSFKIDVFSYALKDFIFIFFRIESFYFILYLIISLQLLSKYQKLTKYKYSNLTKFDFNWIKIMLLSTLGIISVDLILKTYESFFGNFQWNIDNISVLAMIVLVSYLAYYGVNQSKVLLPTFLLDNEIEPEINKKKKKTLSSDKKEAFENLKNKLELIIKTEQPYLDEDLTLGKLAEQLSTTDKKLSTMLNQYLNTTFYDLINKYRVEAVKVKINLDSYKNYNLFGIASECGFKSRTSFNRIFKKETGLSPSDFKKSIS
- a CDS encoding TonB-dependent receptor, whose translation is MNENRQIKSYPCSLFTLLTYFIFLLLSSPIVAQTKFTLSGVILDKGSGETLFGASIFLKGTTNGVVTNEYGFYSITAPKGNYTLIVSYLGYGEIIREILLDRNQKLDFKIIESSTKLDEVVLAGEETKHVNLRNPEMSVSKLNIKTIKKMPVVLGEVDIVKSIQMLPGVTSSAEGTSGFHVRGGAVDQNLVLLDEAIIYNTSHLLGYISVFNADAIKDIKLYKGGIPARFGGRVSSVLDVRQKDGNSERIALTGGIGLISSRLAVEGPLFGDKGSFLIAGRGSYATLFLKAAKSDTDIGFYDLNLKTNYSLDENNKLFLSGYFGRDKLGFGDNFGVGYGNTSGNLRWNHIFNNKLFSNLSLIYSKYDYNIDFNIGEFEWVSSINNVNLKYDLKYYLSNAFKLNFGASGIYYDFNPGQITPTSESSSINPLKFDDKKAIESALYINAEHKLTDKLTAQYGLRYSMFNRLGGQEITNYTNNQPVIYNDALGVYQSGTDIGVTYHDKNKNIKSFGNLEPRVSLAYQLNESSSVKMQYTKAAQYVHLISNTNAVSPLDVWTPSGKYIKPQISNQFAFGYFKNFKKKSYSLEVEGYYKTVDNRLDYIDGSNLITNTIETEVLNGESRAYGLELLLRKNKGKFTGWFAYTLSKSEQKTLGGTAGGPGINNGKWYNASNDRPHDFSLTGNYQLNDKWSFGANFVFQTGRPVTYPDSQYEYEELSIANFSNRNSNRLTAYHRLDFSATYKPNRKLNKKWKGEWVFGIYNIYNRKNAAAVSFGQNLETSINEATRTSIFGIIPSVTYNFKF
- a CDS encoding DUF4249 domain-containing protein, with protein sequence MDWEKGTIGNEQTIKLSTSIPYFDTTSNASVNNASVIVINNNSLDKFVFINQNNGKYTSSNFVPVLNQSYTLEVIYNEERYSATETLIPVVDIAEVIQSNEGGFDNNALDVNVLFDDPVDVNNYYLLKFKEQGDLLPRLFDIDDEFRDGNRIKVFYEKDEDSDEEEFVPGDIIYIDFFGISRDYFNYINLLILQSEGNGVFGQTPAIVKGNCVNIDNAGNYAHGYFRLTQVVRTSYTFQ
- a CDS encoding AraC family transcriptional regulator, with the translated sequence MVNKFNQILLYEKPLFTWYELLTPIEGGFDLPAESCFAYILEGDEQDLTKSGFLATKGTVILSLCGKTVDRSLSTIESGRLSAIVVHFNREVLQKVFDGQKPKFWKELDHPLKKDTSQEDATALVKAYFSYIAKFFEHKNVLSEEILVLKLKEIILLLLQTDEPSNLNIIIRSLFSDKTFSFREVIDSNLYEPLDLQRLAAMTNNSMASFKRKFNKIYDSTPAKYITQKKLEKAQRILAFSLSSIKEVCYECGFTNPSSFSRMFKDQYGYSPTKFRKNLCE